One stretch of Armigeres subalbatus isolate Guangzhou_Male chromosome 2, GZ_Asu_2, whole genome shotgun sequence DNA includes these proteins:
- the LOC134218536 gene encoding sericin-2-like, producing SGSSSRNSSGSSSRNSPGSSSRNSPGSSSRNSPGSSSRNSSGSSSRNSSGSSSRNSSGSSSRNSSGSSSRNSSGSSSRNSSGSSSRNSSGSSSRNSSGSSSRNSSGSSSRNSSGSSSRNSSGSSSRNSSGSSSRNSSGSSSRNSSGSSSRNSSGSSSRNSSGSSSRNSSGSSSRNSSGSSSRNSSGSSSRNSS from the coding sequence tccggaagttcctccaggaactcctccggaagttcctccaggaactcccccggaagttcctccaggaactcccccggaagttcctccaggaactcccccggaagttcctccaggaactcctccggaagttcctccaggaactcctccggaagttcctccaggaactcctccggaagttcctccaggaactcctccggaagttcctccaggaactcctccggaagttcctccaggaactcctccggaagttcctccaggaactcctccggaagttcttccaggaactcctccggaagttcctccaggaactcctccggaagttcctccaggaactcctccggaagttcctccaggaactcctctggaagttcctccaggaactcctccggaagttcctccaggaactcctccggaagttcctccaggaactcctccggaagttcctccaggaactcctccggaagttcctccaggaactcctccggaagttcctccaggaactcctccggaagttcctccaggaactcctccggaagttcctccaggaactcctccggaagttcctccaggaactcctcc